Part of the Montipora foliosa isolate CH-2021 chromosome 13, ASM3666993v2, whole genome shotgun sequence genome is shown below.
GGAAATTAACAGAGAGGAACTTGACGGTGAGATAAAAAAGAAGCTTGATTCTTCTGCAAATTTGTCATTTTATCTTTCTAGAACAGCTTTAATGGCAGCAGTGGTGGCAGACAAAGTTGTTCTCAATGAGGTCACAAGTGAGTTTGTGGACGACTTTATTCAGATCATCCACGACACGTTTCACTCCGGTCTGTCAGCAACAGACAAAAAAGCTGCTCTAGCCCATGCATGGTCAAAACGGCTGAGGCCTTTTCTCGACAATGAATCTTGGAGAAAATTCATTGAAAACATTAAGAGCCAATCTGAAGTGGAAGTTACACGCGCCGATGAAATTGCGATACCATCTTGTGTCCATGAAGGAATTTATGATTTCGTGCATACAGTAAGCCATGAAATTGCTTTGAACCTGCCTTGCGAGCCCAGTGCTAATGGACTTCAAAATGAAGACCGTGTCATACTTCACCGTTTTGGTGGAGCTGCTTTGTGCCGGATGATTAAATTACGCCAGAACACTATTAAGGGTAAAAAAGGTACAGTGAAAGTGACAAACAGACACAAAGATGAGCTAGAAAAGGAACTAGAAGTTCTGATGGCAATGAAAATGACTGACAAAAGTTCGTTACCTAAAGAAATAAAAGATCATTTGGATGAGGGaggacttttttttttgaaagaagaATTTATCAACTTTGTAAGAGTTGCTGACAATTGTACTCGTCGTCTCACCACTGACAGAACTTTTCAGAGAAGTCCCTCTTCATTCCTTGAATTTGTTTTCACAAGTGTGTATGGAAATAATGACATTTTCTCTGTCTTTAAGTCAGCTCTTGATGCTGTTGGTATTGACTCCAAATCATCTGCCGTGAGGAAAGTTTATGAACAATTATTAACCAAGTTATGTCGAACAAGAGTCAAAGTATTTTTGCAGGCAATGAAAGAAAGAGAccttcaaaagaaaaagaaagtagCTGATGTTGATGTAAGTTTACGGGACAATCTTAAAGGATTTGTTGTCAGGACCAAAAGACAGTACTAGAGTAGAAATTCTATGGTAGCATATTGGTGCTCTATAAGTAGTTTTCCCCCTTACATGTTTCCGGTTCTTATTTACTGGGGATGATTGGTAAAGCAGAAAGATCACCAATTTCATGGCTGTGCCCCTACTCTGTCCCATTAATTTATTTGCCTATTACCTTACTATTTGCTTGTCTCTACCAACTAAGGGAGTGTTcataaaaaattgtttttggacaGGGGACTTATGAGAAATTATCCACTATCGACAAAATTTGGAGGACCCCTCCTTGCTGCATTAAACATTTTAGTATCCTTAGAATTTTAGAGACCCCCAACCTGGCTTAGTTACATGTCTGTTCTGAATGTTCTATGTTGACAATATGGCACTATACAATAGTGGACAATACGGTGTTGGAACCGAATCAAAAGAGAGAAAAGCAGATTAGAATTTACTGtgaaaatccgaaaaccgtgAGCACTAGAAATATTTATGGaatgttattgtgtttcaagtAAAAAGCCAATCATGCCCAAGAAAACTTAAACCCAAAcagtaatggtaattagtttgtggtttcatgtcgcttctgattggtcgcTGCACAATGGGAAATGTCAAAGTCAAATCAAAGTTTTCATGGTTTTTGGATTCGCACAGTAATGTACTATCAAAATGTGatttaatatttaataaaaGAAGCAcacattgaaaacaaaaacattgtcTTGCTGTTCACAGTCAACCACtgatcaaggctgctgcctaagaaaatgtTCTGGGAACCCTTCAAggttccaacattaaaagttagtagcctgagtcattttttcaagagcccagaatcaatcaattccagctgggatcatatttacaagaaagtgaggatgaatcaagtgAGGTGCCCGTTCAGGCTACTCATTCAGAAATTTGGTTGCCCACACTGTCGTCTCGCAATTAAAGCGCCCCGGGCGGCagttaggcagcaaccttgttTATATTTATGGCATTTACTAATAAAGCTATGAGTTAGTTGTTGATTATTCTCagcataaataataatatttgaaaaagaattgtttatgaCATTACAGTGGGTTTTCATAAGGTCATAAAAATGGGAAACCAATTAAAAACCCCCAATAGGTTTCACTTCATTATTGGAGAACATGCTGTAAGATTTGTTTACAAAAGATTACTCAGGTGTTAACTGAATAATTGACAAACCATTCTTCATATAGTTCTTCAAATTAAAACTATTCCACTCATTATTATTTTGCCTGAACTGGATAACTCAGTGAAACTAATAAAATTAGTACTTGTCTCAATCAGAAAGGTTTTTGTCTTGCACTATAAAATAAGTGCAGATCATGCACAgttatgaaagctaaaatgtacACACACTGCATCCAAAACATTCACTGTACAGAATGCAACCAAGTCCTGAGAGTCAAGAATGTTATGAGTTCATTTCTAATTTCTTTACATTACAAACAGCCAAACTATATATTTGCAAATGTGACAAAACTTAAAATAAACATGGGAACTGATCTGAGCCTAAAATATTGTCAGCTGTTGACATGTAAATGTTAGCTTTGCAGCTCATGATATAAGGCCCCAAGTGGCTCCAAATCTAATATCAATATTGTTTAATATTGGGGAACAATATAATGGCAACTTAAGGGGAAAAATCCAATTTTACATTACTGACAGCCTTTTGCTGTCCAAATTATCAATACAATGTCACTCAAATTTAAATGTTAGCCAAGTCAGGCTACACATCCTGATGGTAGAGTTAAAATGTTTCTGGACACTGTATTTGAACCAATCAAGCAAACTGGCAATGTCATTTGAAACACCAATGATGGCACCATTGCCTGAGTGCTTATGAGTGTCAACAATAACATATTCTCCTTGTGCAGAAGTTAATACTGACACAGTGCGTCCATCAACCACAATTACACCTGCTTGGAAGTCACTGACTCTACTTTGAGTAAACAGACTAATAAGGTTGTCTAGGTCTTGGTTGGGGCAATGACACTGTTGCTCATCATAAGCTGCAAGTTCAAGTTCGTCttcaaaattttcaaatgcaTCCTCGACATCAAGATTGATAGCTTGTCCTTCGAATGCACTGTCATGCAGTGTATTGCCATCTATAATCGCATTGGCAATTGCATTTTTCCACTGGGGTGGCAGAGAAGTGCAAGACAGCAGTGATGAAAATTTCTGCTTCTTAAACTGGAGCCCTAAGAATATACATATTAATGTACAGGCATTGCTACCATCTCTACCACCAAATTCTGATTGGCAAAGGTTTGACGTTAGGGTATATTGGGCAACAGGCAATCCATAACAGTTACATTCCTTTGGAACATCCAGTGTGGTAGGTCCTGGAAGCTCAGTACTCTCTGGAGGGGTGACAACAACTTGATCTCGATAACCTTTACCCGAATCTGTTGCACGTGACACCTCAACTCTAGCCTTAACTCTGGCAAGACCACTTCCATAGTTTAGGGCAGAGAGATGACCTCCTGCACCAAATTTAAGAAGGCTATACAGGGATTCTATGGAACTGCCATTGATTCTTAGTGGTGCAACAAAATATGAAGCTTTGAAATTTGCAAAGAACCATTCACAGAAGCCAAGGAATGAACTGACCATTATACGGAGAAGGTCCCATGTctattataaataataataaaaataagaacTGTCAGATAAAGATGTAGATATACAAGTATAAGTAGCAATAGATAAAAATGTTTTATATCTGCAGCTGGATGTATAGTAACTGATCAGAATACACTGAAgtcacaaccattcaaattgcTACTGAATAATATCAATTATAGAACATTTGCTCATTTATAAACAACTGCAGCTGCATGCATCTGTAAATGTCCATAACTTTCTCTTCCCATTACTTGTTAGAAAGGTTCATAAATTATCTCATTAGACTGTTGTATCAGGGTTTTCATACTTTTTTATAAATTTACCCGTTATCTGTAAAAAGCATTTATTTCAATGTATTACCTGCCATGCAAGGAAATACCTCTGCCTGGACTTTGGGTTGTTATCAGGGTACACTGGAAAGTAAGGAAACACAATATTCATAAGAGTGGCCACTTTAGTAAACAAGCAAGGCACCCtcaaccctttaag
Proteins encoded:
- the LOC137983049 gene encoding uncharacterized protein; this translates as MIPAVMVMSLYMIICPSHQLKNQIAALYSSRHQSTKNFEIGGVRFGWKAIEDQYNRDRIRTDQGCAPRVPGLRYNFVYRDVWTRLNVQPAKIMQQKYMISTLKGYSETEPQPPDAAMVMKTAEYLEACNLIFEKGILSKKIIRSMDSPVICNIKKGFLFFTDWYNSHQRTVYPDNNPKSRQRYFLAWQTWDLLRIMVSSFLGFCEWFFANFKASYFVAPLRINGSSIESLYSLLKFGAGGHLSALNYGSGLARVKARVEVSRATDSGKGYRDQVVVTPPESTELPGPTTLDVPKECNCYGLPVAQYTLTSNLCQSEFGGRDGSNACTLICIFLGLQFKKQKFSSLLSCTSLPPQWKNAIANAIIDGNTLHDSAFEGQAINLDVEDAFENFEDELELAAYDEQQCHCPNQDLDNLISLFTQSRVSDFQAGVIVVDGRTVSVLTSAQGEYVIVDTHKHSGNGAIIGVSNDIASLLDWFKYSVQKHFNSTIRMCSLTWLTFKFE